One stretch of Bombina bombina isolate aBomBom1 chromosome 7, aBomBom1.pri, whole genome shotgun sequence DNA includes these proteins:
- the ADM gene encoding pro-adrenomedullin, which produces MELAHIILLQLSYLTFLGAVAEKVEFAPGEKKKLSLILNQARRDLNTSYKIKSTAQITDATSGSSFIKEESTKDLFMSQSSNEAHVRVKRYRQSPHLHHFQTVRIGCRFGTCTVQNLAHQIFQYTNKDKDGTAPVNKISPQGYGRRRRSIPEKKLLLPVVDGKMKPSWIRNNGLRSPVKQQLVDFSTTPRPSSYTGTRTKGKMWESLLRT; this is translated from the exons ATGGAATTGGCTCATATTATCTTACTACAGTTAAGCTATCTGACCTTTCTGGGTGCAGTTGCAGAAAAAGTCGAATTTGCTCCTGGAGAGAAAAAGAA ATTGAGTCTAATCCTGAATCAAGCCAGAAGGGATTTAAATACATCTTACAAAATCAAATCTACAGCCCAAATAACTGATGCAACTTCAGGATCCTCTTTCATCAAAGAAGAGAGTACAAAAGATCTATTTATGTCTCAGAGCAG cAATGAAGCTCACGTTCGTGTGAAGAGGTACAGACAAAGTCCACACCTCCACCACTTCCAAACTGTACGAATTGGCTGCAGATTTGGTACCTGCACAGTTCAGAACTTGGCTCACCAGATCTTCCAGTACACAAACAAAGACAAGGATGGAACAGCTCCAGTTAACAAGATCAGTCCTCAAGGCTATGGCCGGAGGAGAAGGTCTATCCCTGAGAAAAAGCTTCTTCTGCCTGTTGTGGACGGTAAAATGAAGCCAAGCTGGATCCGCAACAACGGACTCAGAAGCCCTGTAAAACAACAGCTCGTGGACTTTAGTACTACACCAAGACCAAGCTCTTACACAGGGACCAGGACAAAGGGCAAGATGTGGGAATCATTGCTCAGGACTTAA